From one Lolium rigidum isolate FL_2022 chromosome 4, APGP_CSIRO_Lrig_0.1, whole genome shotgun sequence genomic stretch:
- the LOC124650024 gene encoding protein ABA AND ROS SENSITIVE 1, whose translation MDQRKALFRAKLREAKEKQEKRIDPALVRYNEYDQPICRVCNVTLKSEALWPAHQVSRKHHEAKAAAATKVTEAAAPRGKNPNHERPAEPQKAKSSSLPANFFDSQGVKRPNDGTGSEGRSVRQEVAAVQPPAKEASVDKPSVRPDQVPNKGSQGKPNVKGILPGNFFDYAEEDEDEAPAPAPKEPNRNLGNIANPSHMQVKGVPDGFFDSSSTKPTEASASSQAGNIVETAQVKGALPEGFFDNKDADLRARGIEPPKVDVNDALKEFEKEIQEDLQEVDNRLEEEEIDAAAEREEYLTLEQEEYRQRVDLLKKQLTESKATRNAKAKSKPVGMDTESSASDSSSDDEDGNTDFAVDWRAQHMK comes from the exons ATGGATCAGAGGAAGGCCTTGTTCCGCGCCAAGCTTCGCGAGGCcaaggagaagcaggagaagcgcATCGATCCCGCACTCGTCAG GTATAATGAGTATGATCAGCCCATCTGTAGAGTCTGCAACGTTACTCTGAAATCTGAAGCACTTTGGCCTGCGCACCAAGTTTCACGGAAACATCATGAG GCAAAAGCTGCTGCAGCCACTAAAGTTACAGAAGCTGCAGCTCCTCGTGGCAAAAATCCAAATCATGAAAGACCAGCAGAGCCTCAGAAAGCAAAATCCTCCTCGTTGCCAGCCAATTTTTTCGACAGCCAGGGAGTGAAAAGGCCAAATGATG GTACTGGTTCTGAAGGAAGGTCTGTACGTCAGGAAGTGGCTGCTGTTCAACCACCAGCCAAGGAAGCAAGTGTAGATAAACCATCTGTTAGGCCGGACCAAGTGCCAAATAAGGGGAGTCAAGGCAAACCCAATGTGAAAGGAATTCTTCCAGGGAATTTTTTTGATTAtgcagaagaagatgaagacgaagcACCAGCTCCAGCTCCGAAGGAGCCCAATAGGAATTTGGGAAACATTGCCAATCCAAGTCACATGCAGGTGAAAGGTGTCCCTGATGGCTTCTTTGATAGCAGCAGCACAAAACCCACTGAAGCCAGTGCATCATCTCAAGCAGGGAATATTGTGGAAACTGCTCAAGTAAAAGGAGCCCTGCCAGAAGGATTCTTTGATAACAAAGATGCGGATCTCCGTGCACGTGGTATTGAACCACCAAAAGTTGATGTCAA TGACGCGTTAAAAGAATTTGAAAAGGAAATTCAGGAGGACCTCCAGGAAGTTGATAATCGCCTTGAAGAAGAGGAG ATTGATGCTGCTGCTGAGAGGGAAGAGTACTTGACATTAGAACAAGA GGAGTATAGGCAGCGAGTAGATCTGCTGAAGAAACAGCTCACTGAGTCAAAAGCCACACGGAATGCTAAAGCAAAGAGCAAACCTGTTGGTATGGACACGGAGTCCAGCGCCAGCGACTCATcaagtgatgatgaagatggcaaCACAGATTTTGCTGTTGACTGGAGAGCACAGCATATGAAATGA